TGCGGGGCGTTACtggaagatggaggagagacaggtgggCCGGGCCTGgctggctcctcctcccccgGCTGTGGCTCTTGTGTCGGGAAGCCGCTGGGCCCGGAGCCGCCGGGCTGTCGGGGCTAATGTTGCTAAGCTAACGGCTAACGAAGCTAACGGCTAACGAAGCTAACGCCGCTAAACTAACGGCTAACGAAGCTAACGGCTAACGAAGCTAGCGTCGCTAAACTAACGGCTAACGAAGCTAACGTCGCTAAACTAACGGCTAACGGCTAACGTCGCTAAACAAACGGCGGTAGCGGCGGTATCTTCGCGGGTTGCTGCCGGTTCTCTCTGGCTCCAGCTGGAACCAACAACCTTTAAATATCTTTTCCAAACATCTTCCGGTGACAATTCTCCGTctgtttgtgaaattttggCTTTTCCACCCTCCGCTGGCGTTTCCTCGTCCACATTTTCCTCTCACCTCAGCTACAAACACTGTGGATGACGTCATACCGTAAGCCCCGCCCCTGCGCCAACAGAAAACCAATCATAAGACCCTTAGGGATCAAGAGTTTGATTGACATGATTTTCAGCCAATCGAAATGCGTCAAGACAAGTGGCTCTCATTTACCCCTTTCTGCGGACGGTCTccaatacaaataataataataatactaatgataaatgtatataattatttttgttctgttttgtttttagttttctaAACTCCTTGCTCCTTGTGCTGACTCTTACATTAATTAAATTTGTCTATTTTGTCGATTCAAAATAACTGCCAGTAAAAGCCTTCATCAAAATATATCAAAGTAAATTGCATACAAATAAatcacataaatataaatatgtataagtAAAACATAAATTAAGAGGccattttctttgtgtgtgtgtgtgtgtgtgtgtgggggggtgctctttgtgttaattattattcaaaataatcacagatgagctttaataaaaaaagaaagaaagaaagaaattaaaaaagaaattaaagagaaaaaaatataaactataaaatataaaataaatacacaaaacagttaaacaaataatataaaaaaaaaaaaacccagaatgaaacagttttaataaaaaacaatcCAAAGCAAATGAAGGGTTAGGGACACTGTCAACATTTCAAAACcagatgaaactttttttttttttttttttttttccatcagcacCTTTAAATCAGTGATGTTTTATTGTGGACAGAAAACCTTTATCGGCAGctgagcagagacacagagagcaaaACACCAGCAGGTGATCAGACAAACCTTTAATACGGAGACATGAAGGCGCTCAGGTTTCTGCTCGAGGCACAACGAAGGCAAATCCACAAGATATTACATGAATGTATATTTATAATACGCTGAAGCATTACAAAAATATATGTGTAACAGGAGAGGGTTACATACTGTGAACGCTGTGCaggaaaatgtacaaaaaataataagaggCGTGAGTTGGGTTAAGGCAATAtgatgttaaaaacaaacaaacaaacaaacaaacgtgacaatcaacaacaacacagctgacGTTTCTTTATGTACACAGAGATGCTGGAAGTGAAGTCGCGACGCCTCTTTGAATGAGAGGCAAGCCGCCATGTTTTAGTCATGTTTATATTTCTATATGTAGAATACTTAGTGAGAGACGTGGCGTTTGAGGcccactgggaaaaaaaaactgtcacatCGCAACAAGCcgttctgttctgtcctgagACTTTAAAACcccagcagtttttttttttttttttttaatccagccTGTTGGAATAAAAAAGCTCGTTGCAGAGGAACTGTGGCGCCAAAATACACGAGTGAGGCCTCGTTTGAAAGGCGACGTCCTCGTGTTTCTGAAAATATGTTCCTTTAGCACGAAGCTAAGATGCAACCTGCTACAGCCGctcaaacacagaggaaaaatttgtcattttttgcgAGGGGGTGGGATTTCGTCTTCAGTAAGTCGTATTTGAAGAGCAATAACTCGGCCGCGCTCGACAGCAGAAGCATGAAAATCACTGCGCGGCTTTTTGCATCatgtcagctgagtgtgtgtaaaattTCAGACCTGTTGGACAAACGTTCAGGGAGGTAGAGAGTTTTTAGTTTGCGGAGTCACTGGCGACCGCACCACGGTTcaatgtttaatattttttatatttaattgtaatttcctttttttgtggttCCACTTTCCCTCAGCCTGCCTCGTCTGCTTCAACTCCACTttgtgatttcctacatttcccagggTGACTCGAACGCACCGTGTCTTGCTGctgcgttgcattctggtcgaTTGAGGCTGTAAACCCGACCCCACCTTTACCCAGCATGCTCTTGTGATGTCAAACTCCACCGGATGGAAGTGACAGCACAGGAAACCGATCCAGCCTTTgttcctttcttttttaaattcccttttgtttttctttggtaaAATATCAAATAATTAACCACTCATTTCCTCCTGCAAAAAATTATTTCTACAAAGGTTCAGCTGCCCTGAAAACGCTGGTAATCCCAAAtaacaccctttttttttttttttttagtttaaaacacatttttggccTCAGGACTGAACTGAACGTCCGGATGTGAcagattgaatttttttttttggaggctcTCACAAGGCTTAAAGTGAATTTCTGATCTCCATCACAAAGTTTCAAAGATCAACAGACAATCAGCAGAAGTGAATCAAAGGCACTGGACTTGtttaacccccccacccccacccccacccctttaCCTGTTgaacagttttattttcctcatttaaaatgtacaatagcTGCCTTTATTCTACTTCCTTGTTTCTCTGCCGGACGGACGCTGCGTCGATCCTCCCGGTCCGAGCAAGAAGAACATCAAATAAATTAACTCaggacagaagaagagaggaacaaaaaattaaaaaataaagagagagagggagcgagagagagagagagggggagagagagcctGGCCTTTCATTTTACAGTCTGTTGACAGCAGACAGCCGATCTGCAGGAGCAGGCCTGCTCAGCATCATTACAGGCTGAACAAACTAAATCTGGTTCATCTAAAAATACCTGGACTGAGAGGGAGACTGCaggcgggggtgggggtggggggatggcGGGGTAGAGCGAGCTCGGCCCCGCCTCTCCATGTGGACAACATCATCATTTACCTTTCAAAATGATCCCCAAACCTCTGTCCCCAAAGTGCTGTGTGTCCGTCTGTCAGAGCGTCAGacctttcaaaaacaaaacaagtttccAAATTTTGTGCCGTCGATTGTTTTTCGAAGGTGTGTTTGTCCCGTTCATCTGATTCTGTGGTCAGACTCTTCATCTGCAGCTGGACTGAGATCTCATTTCTACTTTTTGTGCCCAACACTTACAGGAATAGTGCAATGAGTTTTTTTTGGTGACGTTAAGGTTAactttggtgttttcttttctttctttcttttttaaatgtcagattcttgctcattttcctgtaatattcctgatGGAAATTTGTGAcagactgtccctttaatgttTCAGGCTGTTCTGATGGACTGAGGCGGGCAGAAAGCGACGACACAGTGaagctgaaggagaaaaaacaaaatcacagaggaaacacaaactGGCTCAGTGATGAAGCtctggctgtaaaaaaaaatctatcagctaaaataaaataaaataaaataaaaatcgaACGAGCTGAAGTGACCGAGCCGCTGACGCCGCGGCCGTTTGGTTTGGTTGTGCGTTTCTTGTTTCATACCGTCTGCACACCAAACGTCCCGTCTGAGGATTTGAAATGAACCGAGTCGAGACGCAAACggacaaaaaaacagcccaaacTTCTCTGCACTTTGTCCTTCAGGCGTCTGATTTGTCGTCTGGCAGAGGAGGACAAGAGgcttcctcctttttcttgcttttaaccctctgaaacccacCAGCTCACAgccacgcttttattttgaaaggttttgtttaacaatgggcaaaaaaaaaaaaaaaaaaaaaaagttactttggCTCGTGAAGGTGCAattcattttgttggtaattggcttgtcaaaaaaaaaaaaataaataaataaatataaaaatctaATTCTAACTTcgatttttatattatttaaaatttatatttttttattatttgaaaaaaatttttaaattaatttctcaATGAGACATCGACAAGAAAAATGTATATGCCAAAGtacaaaattgtgaaaaaaaaaagggaatattGTTCACgtggttaaataaaacatttaggACTGGACTCGTGGCTTTCAGAGGGTTCACGTTCCTTCAGCTCATCAGTCGGGTTGGAGTCGATTTCAATTCATGCAAATCTGAAATATTCCTACTAACTAACAAAGAGCTGGCAGAGTCTGTAAAGTCGCTTTACTTAATTGATGCAATTAAATGTGAcaaagttttctttctttctgtgcgTTCGAACCACGAGCAGCCACTTCCAACAGTTGATTGGACCTCAACAAAGGGGCGGGACTTACAGCAATGTTGTCTGATGATTGGCCGATGAGGGATGATCACCGGGTTTTAAGTGCCAGCAACcgtgcgaaaaaaaaaaattggtataATTGTAGAAAGAGTTTTCCAGAGCTCGTGCTTGTGGTGTGAACGCACAGTCAGAATTCCTCAAACTGGACTGTGAATCCATACGACAGATTATTCATATCTGACCTGGGTCgtctgtttgacttttttttgttgatagAAAACAAGTCCCTCCAAGGAGAAATTCATACATGTTTTGAGTATCTTCCTGGTCGGACATGCAGCAACCAAACCCCAAACCAGCCTGAACGTCCGTAACAACGCTCTCCTCTCACTTGACTTCTTGGTgtttcactgcttttttttcctttaaactggagaaagagaaggaggcaTCCTGATTCGTCTCCTCAGTTTCAGTCCATGTTCCTTGTGTGTTTAGAGACAGCAGTCTTTTGGTTCCTAAACCGGTTCCTATTTGTTCTCTGAGTAATACGTGTTCCCGTTGGGCAGCGAGGGGAAGGGGAACCCTCCGTTCCCTATGATTGGACGGCTCTTGATCTGTGGAAGGAGAAGAGACCAATGACAAGTGAGAAGGAGCGGCATTTTGGCGATGCATTCAaacgaacacacacaaaggaccagTCGATAGAGACTAGAATTCATTAAGATTCTTTATTCGTCCTACATCATCTAAAAGTAGTAAATAATGTTCTGCAGTGAGGTGCGGGAACTAAACCTAAACTCAACAGAGCAGCTTGATGTCTTCAGAAGGAACGTTTCTTGAAAGAATCAAGTTCCTGGACCTTTCTGtaggttttgtttgttggttaaTTTCTCTTATTTCATTTCAGGGTCACAGGAGGTTGGAGtcaatcccagcatgcactgggtggaaGTCAGAGTTATAACGGGCCTGCTGCCTGTTCTCTCAAACATTGGTTCCCATCCCAGTCCTCCAGGACCCCCTGTCCCGTCCAAGACATTTTTATTCCAGCTCGACTCTTTCACAGAGCTCACACACCTTGATGCcaccctgttcaggtagatctgtttcaaccaatcagcatgaagcccgtGAATGGATCAGATGTGAAAAAgtggagctgaaacaaaaacttgcaggacaggacagggggtcTTTGAGGACGAGGTTGCGAACTGCTGCTCGACAAAAAAAGTCTTGATCTTAGCCCTGATCCAACCATAACCTCAACTGTGTGGGTGCATCTctcccagaactctggtgggagtCATAATTGCGCCCTTGGGCAGGCTGCCAGTCCACCACAGGGctaaaacagacagacagacattccCATTCATACTTATGGGGGGAAACCCAGGAAATCATGggaaaaacatgcacactctACAAAGAAACAACGTGGGAATCAAAGGCAACCACAGGGAGTCTCACCACACTGaacccttttctctcttctgaaACTACCAGTCTTTCTAAGAAACAGTTTTTACCTGGGTTTGCTCACTGAAGTTGAGGtacggctgctgctgctgctgcaccaggAGGCCGTCCGGGTCGAGGCCTTGGCAGGACAGCCCAACGTCAGGAGTCACCTGTGAGATAACACCCATCCCTGCCACCGATCCACTACCAGGAAGACTCTGGTAGTAGCAGGAGGTCTTGGAGGGAGTCTGGTTGCTGGTGGTGCTCAGTCTCTGGTTGAGATGCACTCCGTTGACGGGCACCGAGGGGGTGGCACCTCCGAACATACAGCTGCTGGAAGGCACCAGAGCCGGGGGCTCCATTTCCTGCTGGGCAGGAAACCGCATGCCTGCGGTGTTTGGAGGCCTGAATGTCGGCCTGCAGTTCACAGAGGTCTGGGGCGCGATGCCCGTTTGGAGAGGACTCCTCTGAAATCCTGACGCCGGGTTGTGGAAGCCGCCCGTGTGGTGGTGTCCATTTGAAATCAAAGttggcagctgctgctgttgctgctcaaGCGGCCAAGACTGTCTCTGGTTCTCACCGTTTTGTGTCTGAAGTGCAAAGTGACCCTGTAAGCAGCTAGAGGAGGAAGGATCTGGATTAAAATCCGACTGAATTGAAATATTTGGGGTGTATGTTTCTACAAAGTTGTCGGTTTGGTTTGAGTTGGGGACGGAGGAGATCCACTGGCTGCTCTGGCAGGGGAACATGGGATTTAACAGCGTCTCTGAGCTTTGGTTATGGAGGCCAATCGGTAGATCAGACATTCTCATCTGTAGGTGGTTCTGGATTGGCTGAACTATTTGGTTGGAgtgaagctgattggctgaggttTGCCTGAGAGAACACAGTCCAaggctgttgttgttggtggtgacATGCAAGTTTCTCAATTGGTTCTGTGTCTGGGCGCAAGAGTCCGCCAGCAAGGGGTCAAAGGTCCCCGGAGTGCCCAGGTTACCTGCACTGCTGAGTTCAGAATGAAGACCGGTGGAGGGGGTGAAGGGGTTTTGCGCGGCAATCTGCTGAAGTGTTGGACCATTTAACCCTGCAGAGCTCAGCTGAGGAGGGCCCACGTGGGTGAGCTTCATCCTCCCCGAGATGGGAGTCTGTTTCTCAGCCACCATCTGCCCTCCATTGGGTATCAGCTGGTTCTGGGGTTCCTCAAGCCAACCGAAGCTCTGCTCTCCACCTTGGACAGGATCCTGGGTCTGGAGGTCCAAACTTGGGAGGCAGACTGGTACATCGTCCAGCTGATCTGGCAGCTTCAGCCCGCCCTCCTTTATGAGCTGCTCCTCTACGTACGACAAGATGTCATTGCTGAGAAGCTCGTCCAGGTCTTCGCTCACTTCGCACGGGGTGCTGCTCAttttcagcagtgtgttttcccAGTCCTTCAGCTCCTCGGGGTCCACATCCAGGCTGGTGGTGAGATCATTCTCCCCAAGGATCTGCTGCAGGGTCTCCATCATGTCCTGCACCGTGCCCTCGGCCTTGACCAGGCTCGTCACAGGCTTGGGCGAAGGGTGCTGCCTGGCGTCCCCGGGAACGTTAACCAGGGCGTGGGTGTCCTCGAAGGCGGCGTCGTTGAGGGAGTTCAGGGTGTTGTCGTTGTTGTGTTGGCAGTAGATGCCCTGGTCCTGGCTCAGCATGCAGCCCAGCAGGGAGTTGGGGTCGATGGAGAGATCGTCCAGCTTCTTCTGTTTGGGGGCGGAGCACGAGCTGGGGACGTCCAGGGACATGCTGACATCGTACAGCACCGCCTCTCCTGTCGCAAAGTTGAACGGCAGCTGGAGCCGCCTGAGCCGAAGCTGTTCTTCACCCTCTTCATtcctgggacaaaaaaaaacacaagatttgAGTGACGATAGCGGCTTTCGTTATCATGACAGGAGAGGAAATAGTGGTCACAACAGTAATCAgtggtaaaagtaaaaagtaagtaagtaagtaaaaacCTAATCGAAGCTAAGCTAAACTGGCTTATATGTAGCTATTTGTTCTACCAACAGCATGTGAATACACTGAGGTACTGGTTTATTTACCTGCACagttaaaaaatgaagagaaaaaaggttTAACAATAAGGATGTGgaaatagaagcagaataagcCTAAAAATCGCAACTCAttcatatttacaaaatgtttcttAGAATTATGTACAAGGGAAACTACAAGACAGACATCTTCCTGTACTGTGAACATTCATATTgagttattgtgtgtgtatgtgtgtgtgtgtgtgtgtgtgtgtgtgtgtgtgttttgtcttttctgttaaTTCGTTTGAAGTTGTTCTGCTTAGGCTTGCTCAGAATGCAACTGCGAGGGTGCAGTCGTATTCAAAGTAGTGGAAGTAGAAGTGGCTTTTATAGCAGTTGCAATACATCTTGCAGAGGGAAATTTATTTGTCACTGAAACCGAATGGAaggaaattaattttttaatgtaCAAAGAGTGAGTGAATCACCGTCCCCAGCACTATCCCTGCTGCTAACTTCAGCAGACTTACGTCAAAGCTCTCTGTCTGGCCACGATGAAGTCTGGTTTCCCCGCTTTGAAGACCAGCCGGGCGCTGGCCTGCACCCAGATCCACGTCCCCGCTTTGGTCAGCAGCCGGAAGACGTTGAAACCACTGTCTCCTGTTTTAATCACTGgacacaacacagcaaaaaaagcACTGAGATCTGAGATCTGTGTGTCCGTCTGTTGTTTCAAGCACAGCAGAAGAAACTCCAACGTCTTTCAGAGCACGAGGTGACGTCGGCTCAAAATCAGAACATGCAGGAGGAAATTTAATGTTGCACGTTTACCAAAACATGCACGGGGTCACTTACTTCGCAGGTGGTTGTCGGCGCAGTACATCATGTCTGCAGCGTGGATGAACTGGTAGCCCGAGCCCTTCATGCAGAGCTCCGTCTCACTGTAGCCCAGCACCACCTTCCCTCTGAGCGACAAGCACAACAGAAAGCCTTTATCGTCACTGGACAAATGCAGCGAAAATTAGAAGCGCGTACAGCAAAATATAGaactaaaatcaataaattaaaagcAGAATGCATATTACACtttaaaatgttgtattttgcaCTATTGCAATGTTAAGTTAAAAGTGGCTCAGCAGATGGCTCAAACTGACTCCATTCAGTTCAATAAAATTCATATGGACACCCtaactggcaaaaaaaagggaataaataaatcactgtatGATTAGAGGTAATTAACTGGACAGTGCACAAAACCACACTTTGAATAATcatggtttttggttttggtacAAAACTGATCAACCAAAATCACAACATGATGCAGGATTAACCTTCGAAAATCCACCAGCTCACTGgtagacttttattttgaaaggtgtgCGTGGTGGGGCGGGGCACGATGGGGCGTGGCGGGGCGGGGCGTACCTGGTGTCGATGCCCAGCGGGGCGAAGTCCAGCCGGTGTTTGGTCTGGAAGATGAGCGTCTTGGTGCGGATCTCCAGGATGGAGGGCGGCTGCACCGGCGTGGCGATGCAGAACAGGGCGAGCTGCGGGGGGAGCAGCGTGCCGTCCTGCGACATGCAGCCCTGACCGTGCAGGAACTTCAGACGGCCGTGGAAGTTCAgcgcctggacacacacacacacacatcaaaatggtgtccaacatctggtctcagtctggggaagtcagggaaggaaaaaggggattttgcccaaaatgttggagttttcctttaaaaagaGCGGCAACTTCCatcccagtgattctgaatttttggtccatttacttcagtttctccacattttccacgtcaacaaaccatttatcaaatcctgcagggaaATAAAGATTTCACCtcacagagtcaaaatgtgagtttgtggttgaagcagccgccttataatgttctgcttgagtggcaaacaaagtcctcaacattcagaaaccacacagctgataatcgGCTGtagaaagcaaaacgtttccccgcttagggactattttccctggcggaggaggaggaggaggaggaggaggaggaggggggagcgTTTcggtttgaaaaagtcctgaaaagccaacagtgctgctgcttttaggaaaactcatgtggaggactttattccacggatggaaaactggagtgaagaaagtgtgaaggctctgaaagttcatgttcatatcgtagtggagtGAATGGAAAGCTCAgtgtcgccccctgctgggcGGCTCAGTGTGACTCACCAGGAAGCCGGACGAGTTGTCCAGCAGGCAGCGGAAGCGGCAGCAGAAGCTTCTCTCCAGGAAGGAGGAGTTCTCTGGAGGCATGAGCTGGGGGTCGTAGGTCACCACGCCGCCGCCGTCACCGGCGCTCTGCTCGCCTGCAATGATCATCGACCAACCAATCAGCACACGGCACACACACCGCTTATTAACCTGACAGTGATTATTATTAGTTTCTAGGGACGTGAGCCAGGGTTATTACCATTaaagaaaactaacaaaataacaaaatctaggtgtaaaaaagtatttttgttGGCTTAAATAAAATTGAGATAACTGAAACTCTAcggtgtgtttacaaaacttaAGTAAAGTTAAGCAGTTTAAGTAAAATTATATacaaaatgtcttcagttttcATCTGTGAGTTTATTTGGTTCTTCTGTCCTCAGTGAAGACGTTTCATAAAAtagtttcatgttttgttgGGTTCTTAttgcacaaaaataataataataataataataactttttgaaccttttttttGAACTTCtgccctgacaaataccccatattacaaaataagagcctaaaactaacactgaaactaataaaaactagacttaaactaagcattttcataaaatgaaaactaaactcgactagcaaacctgctttaaaaacgaactgaaactaaactgaaattgaaaacaaaaagtcgaaatga
The DNA window shown above is from Myripristis murdjan chromosome 2, fMyrMur1.1, whole genome shotgun sequence and carries:
- the LOC115370618 gene encoding aryl hydrocarbon receptor-like encodes the protein MLGSTALYAAKKRKKPVQKIPKPPPPDGAKSNPSKRHRDRLNGELDKLTSLLPFSEEVRARLDKLSVLRLSVGYLKVKSFFNATMKKGPNGCSLPFAGPAQAPPPPSSGPAPSSSSWLVTSMDGVSFSEGDLLLQALNGFVLVVTAEGYIFFTSPTIQDYLGFHQSDVVHQSVFELIHTDDRSLFRRQLHFALKPGPGEQSAGDGGGVVTYDPQLMPPENSSFLERSFCCRFRCLLDNSSGFLALNFHGRLKFLHGQGCMSQDGTLLPPQLALFCIATPVQPPSILEIRTKTLIFQTKHRLDFAPLGIDTRGKVVLGYSETELCMKGSGYQFIHAADMMYCADNHLRMIKTGDSGFNVFRLLTKAGTWIWVQASARLVFKAGKPDFIVARQRALTNEEGEEQLRLRRLQLPFNFATGEAVLYDVSMSLDVPSSCSAPKQKKLDDLSIDPNSLLGCMLSQDQGIYCQHNNDNTLNSLNDAAFEDTHALVNVPGDARQHPSPKPVTSLVKAEGTVQDMMETLQQILGENDLTTSLDVDPEELKDWENTLLKMSSTPCEVSEDLDELLSNDILSYVEEQLIKEGGLKLPDQLDDVPVCLPSLDLQTQDPVQGGEQSFGWLEEPQNQLIPNGGQMVAEKQTPISGRMKLTHVGPPQLSSAGLNGPTLQQIAAQNPFTPSTGLHSELSSAGNLGTPGTFDPLLADSCAQTQNQLRNLHVTTNNNSLGLCSLRQTSANQLHSNQIVQPIQNHLQMRMSDLPIGLHNQSSETLLNPMFPCQSSQWISSVPNSNQTDNFVETYTPNISIQSDFNPDPSSSSCLQGHFALQTQNGENQRQSWPLEQQQQQLPTLISNGHHHTGGFHNPASGFQRSPLQTGIAPQTSVNCRPTFRPPNTAGMRFPAQQEMEPPALVPSSSCMFGGATPSVPVNGVHLNQRLSTTSNQTPSKTSCYYQSLPGSGSVAGMGVISQVTPDVGLSCQGLDPDGLLVQQQQQPYLNFSEQTQIKSRPIIGNGGFPFPSLPNGNTYYSENK